In Chryseobacterium oranimense, a single window of DNA contains:
- a CDS encoding efflux RND transporter permease subunit, translating to MLKQFIERPVLSTVISIILLLLGALSVFNLPITLFPDIAPPSVQVTAFYPGANAEVVARSVATPIEEAVNGVENMTYMTSNSSNDGTMTLSVFFKQGSDPDNAAVNVQNRVSKAMSQLPQEVVQAGISTQKVQNSMIMFMGLSSDDPKQYDELFLQNYLKINIIPQIQRIPGVAQAQVFGTMDYSMRIWLKPDRLAANNLSPQEVMAAIKDHNLEAAPGRLGQGSKETYEYILKYKGKLNQNGDYENIAIKANNDGSFLRLKDVARVEFGSYTYTATNRVDGKPVAGFAILQTAGSNANDILTEIEKQVDQFSTTLPKGVKPIIMYNSKDFLDASIHQVVETLVIAFILVFIVVYIFLQDFRSTLIPAIAVPVAIIGTFFFLQLFGFSINMLTLFALVLAIGIVVDDAIVVVEAVHSKMEHTGMPVEQATTNSMSEISGAIISITLVMCAVFIPVGFMQGPAGVFYRQFAFTLVIAIMISAVNALTLSPALCALFLNDPQGEHGEHSQKKGFGARFFNAFNVAFNNMTRKYIYSLKFLIKNKWVAIGGLALIIAGSVFLIKKAPTGFIPTEDQGFVLYAVNTPPGSSLERTNRATEQIDKIVKSEKAMNHLWVADGMNFISNANASPYSAGFIKLKDYKDRGEMKDPDQIAATLTGKVAQVKDANAFFFNFPTVQGFGNVSGFEFMLQDKTNGSFEQLGTTTQAFIGELMKRPEIAFAFTTYAAGNPQYTIDVDTDKANQLGVSVTELMQTMQIYYGSSFVSDFNRFGKYYRVMAQADVPYRTDANSLEGIYVKNNAGEMVPVKTLVTLKRTFGPETVTRNNLFNAVTINGTPKPGYSTGDAIKAVEEVAQKSLPRGFGYEWTGITREEIKTGGQTAFVFLLSILFVYFLLAAQYESYILPFAVILTVPTGIFGVFAFTGLAGIDNNIYVQVGLIMLVGLLAKNAILIVEFAVQRRKAGKTLIESALQASRLRLRPILMTSFAFIIGMLPLVWTQGAAAKGNHSIGISTVGGMFTGVVFGIFIIPVMYVIFQYLHEKMPSRKKRRLLKKQQEELLAAAH from the coding sequence ATGTTAAAACAATTTATAGAAAGACCGGTACTTTCAACGGTCATCTCCATCATACTGCTATTGCTGGGAGCACTTTCGGTTTTCAACCTGCCGATTACGCTGTTCCCGGACATTGCACCGCCAAGTGTTCAGGTAACCGCCTTTTATCCGGGAGCGAACGCAGAAGTGGTAGCAAGATCAGTAGCCACGCCTATTGAAGAGGCGGTAAACGGGGTTGAGAATATGACCTACATGACCTCCAACTCCAGTAACGACGGTACTATGACACTGAGCGTATTCTTCAAGCAGGGATCTGATCCTGATAACGCTGCTGTAAACGTTCAGAATCGTGTATCCAAAGCAATGAGTCAGCTTCCGCAGGAGGTAGTTCAAGCGGGAATTTCCACGCAGAAAGTTCAGAACAGTATGATCATGTTCATGGGGTTATCCAGTGACGATCCTAAGCAATATGACGAGCTTTTTCTTCAAAACTACCTTAAAATCAACATCATACCGCAGATACAGCGTATTCCGGGTGTTGCTCAGGCTCAGGTTTTCGGAACAATGGATTATTCCATGAGAATCTGGCTGAAGCCGGACCGTCTGGCGGCCAATAATCTTTCTCCACAGGAAGTAATGGCAGCTATTAAAGACCACAATCTTGAAGCTGCGCCGGGACGTCTTGGACAGGGAAGTAAAGAAACTTACGAATATATTTTAAAGTATAAAGGGAAATTAAACCAGAACGGAGACTACGAAAATATTGCCATTAAAGCCAATAACGACGGTTCATTCTTAAGATTAAAAGATGTAGCCAGAGTAGAATTCGGTTCCTATACATACACGGCAACAAACAGAGTTGACGGAAAGCCGGTAGCCGGTTTCGCCATCCTGCAGACGGCAGGTTCCAATGCCAATGATATTCTTACCGAGATTGAAAAGCAGGTAGATCAGTTTTCAACTACGCTTCCAAAAGGAGTAAAGCCGATCATTATGTACAATTCCAAAGACTTTTTGGATGCGTCTATTCATCAGGTGGTTGAAACTTTGGTGATTGCATTTATCCTGGTATTTATTGTAGTGTATATTTTCCTTCAGGATTTCAGATCTACATTGATTCCTGCGATTGCAGTTCCGGTTGCCATTATCGGTACCTTCTTCTTCCTGCAGCTGTTTGGTTTCAGTATCAATATGTTGACGCTGTTTGCCCTGGTACTCGCCATTGGTATTGTAGTGGATGACGCCATCGTTGTGGTAGAAGCCGTCCATTCCAAAATGGAGCATACCGGAATGCCGGTAGAGCAGGCAACCACGAATTCCATGAGTGAAATTTCCGGTGCCATTATCTCCATTACTTTGGTGATGTGTGCCGTATTTATCCCGGTTGGTTTCATGCAGGGACCTGCAGGGGTTTTCTACAGACAGTTTGCCTTCACATTGGTTATTGCCATTATGATTTCAGCCGTAAATGCACTGACATTAAGTCCTGCTTTATGCGCCCTGTTCCTGAACGATCCTCAGGGAGAACATGGAGAACACAGTCAGAAAAAAGGTTTTGGAGCGAGATTCTTCAACGCATTCAATGTGGCCTTTAATAATATGACCAGAAAATATATTTACAGCCTTAAATTTTTAATCAAAAACAAATGGGTTGCTATAGGAGGTTTAGCGCTTATCATTGCAGGAAGTGTTTTCTTGATCAAAAAAGCTCCTACAGGATTTATCCCGACGGAAGACCAGGGATTCGTTCTGTATGCTGTGAATACTCCTCCGGGAAGTTCACTTGAAAGAACCAACAGAGCTACGGAACAGATTGATAAGATCGTAAAAAGTGAAAAAGCCATGAACCACCTTTGGGTAGCAGATGGGATGAATTTCATCAGTAATGCGAATGCTTCCCCTTATTCTGCAGGTTTTATTAAGCTTAAAGATTATAAAGACCGTGGCGAAATGAAAGATCCGGACCAGATTGCAGCTACTTTAACAGGTAAGGTTGCCCAGGTAAAAGATGCCAATGCATTCTTCTTCAACTTCCCTACCGTACAAGGTTTCGGTAACGTTTCCGGTTTTGAATTTATGCTTCAGGATAAAACCAACGGTTCTTTTGAACAATTGGGAACAACAACGCAGGCCTTCATCGGAGAACTGATGAAACGTCCGGAAATTGCGTTCGCATTTACCACCTATGCTGCCGGAAATCCACAGTACACGATTGATGTAGATACGGATAAGGCCAATCAGTTGGGAGTTTCTGTAACTGAACTGATGCAGACCATGCAGATCTATTACGGAAGTAGCTTTGTTTCGGATTTCAACAGATTCGGGAAATACTACAGGGTAATGGCTCAGGCAGATGTTCCTTACCGTACCGATGCCAACTCTCTGGAAGGGATTTATGTGAAAAACAATGCAGGCGAAATGGTTCCTGTAAAAACTTTAGTGACTTTAAAAAGAACCTTCGGACCCGAGACAGTGACAAGAAATAACCTCTTCAATGCAGTAACGATCAATGGTACTCCAAAACCCGGATACAGTACCGGAGACGCTATTAAAGCAGTAGAAGAAGTGGCTCAGAAATCACTTCCGAGAGGTTTCGGATATGAATGGACAGGAATTACCCGTGAAGAAATTAAAACAGGAGGGCAAACAGCATTCGTATTCCTTTTAAGTATATTATTTGTGTATTTCTTATTAGCGGCACAGTACGAAAGTTATATCCTTCCGTTCGCAGTTATTCTTACAGTTCCTACAGGGATTTTCGGAGTATTTGCTTTCACGGGATTAGCAGGAATCGATAATAATATTTACGTTCAGGTAGGTTTGATCATGCTTGTAGGATTATTAGCGAAGAATGCCATTCTGATTGTGGAGTTTGCCGTTCAAAGAAGAAAAGCAGGAAAAACATTGATTGAATCGGCACTTCAGGCTTCAAGACTACGTCTGAGACCTATTCTGATGACCTCATTTGCCTTTATCATTGGTATGCTTCCATTGGTTTGGACCCAGGGTGCTGCGGCAAAAGGAAACCATTCTATCGGGATCAGTACCGTAGGGGGAATGTTTACAGGAGTAGTATTCGGGATTTTCATTATTCCGGTGATGTATGTGATCTTCCAGTATCTGCATGAAAAAATG
- a CDS encoding efflux RND transporter periplasmic adaptor subunit, with translation MKIPGKIRFIVLISSIILLQNCTKAAEGSNAAPPAPELPVYTVITSPATTYQEFPTALEGKNNVEIRSQVDGYLDRIYVEEGSYVRAGQPLFKIDSRSYGEQVNMAQANLQAANANIEKARVEVDRLQPLVAAKVVSDVQLKTAKANYAAAVAAASQAKASVGNARINVGFTTITAPVSGYIGRIPYKKGSLISRTDVNPLTLLSDISEIYAYFSLSELDFIAFQKKYPGASLEEKLKNMPMVDLVIADNSIYPEKGKMSIVDGQFDKTTGAISVRAVFPNAQGTLRTGNTGRVRMPQMLSNAVVIPQESTFEIQDKTYVYILGKDNKVTSKPVKISGKTSGYYFISEGVTPGEKIVYTGIGNLKDGVSIKPKAISSDSLLRAKPL, from the coding sequence ATGAAAATACCTGGAAAAATAAGGTTTATTGTACTTATATCTAGTATTATCCTTTTGCAGAACTGCACCAAAGCAGCAGAAGGTTCCAATGCAGCACCGCCTGCACCGGAGCTTCCGGTTTATACCGTGATCACATCTCCAGCCACAACATATCAGGAATTTCCCACCGCACTGGAGGGTAAAAATAACGTAGAAATCAGGTCTCAGGTAGACGGATATCTGGACAGGATCTACGTGGAGGAAGGTTCTTACGTAAGAGCCGGACAGCCTCTGTTTAAAATAGATTCAAGAAGCTATGGCGAGCAGGTGAATATGGCCCAGGCCAACCTTCAGGCTGCCAATGCCAATATTGAAAAAGCCAGAGTGGAAGTAGACCGACTTCAGCCGCTGGTAGCCGCAAAAGTGGTTTCTGATGTACAGCTTAAAACAGCCAAAGCCAATTATGCGGCTGCCGTTGCTGCTGCATCACAAGCCAAAGCTTCCGTTGGAAATGCAAGAATCAACGTAGGATTCACCACCATTACAGCGCCGGTAAGCGGATACATCGGAAGAATTCCCTACAAGAAAGGAAGCCTGATCTCCAGAACAGATGTTAATCCATTGACCTTATTATCGGACATCAGCGAGATTTATGCTTATTTCTCTTTAAGCGAACTGGATTTTATTGCGTTTCAGAAAAAATATCCCGGAGCAAGTTTAGAGGAAAAGCTGAAAAACATGCCAATGGTAGACCTTGTGATCGCAGACAACAGCATTTATCCTGAAAAAGGAAAGATGAGCATTGTAGACGGCCAGTTCGACAAAACAACGGGAGCCATCAGCGTACGTGCTGTTTTCCCTAATGCACAGGGTACTTTGAGAACCGGAAATACAGGAAGAGTGCGTATGCCTCAGATGCTTTCCAATGCTGTCGTAATTCCACAGGAATCTACCTTTGAAATTCAGGATAAAACCTATGTGTATATTTTAGGAAAGGACAACAAGGTAACCAGCAAACCGGTTAAGATCTCAGGAAAAACATCAGGCTACTACTTTATATCTGAAGGAGTTACTCCAGGAGAGAAAATCGTGTACACAGGAATAGGCAATTTAAAAGACGGTGTTTCTATCAAGCCGAAAGCCATTTCGTCCGACAGTCTGTTGAGAGCTAAACCTTTGTAA
- a CDS encoding TetR/AcrR family transcriptional regulator has protein sequence MGLHERRQREKESIRANILQAAFGLAKTEGWASLSMRKIADAIEYSAPVVYDYFENKEAILYEISINGFHCLHIELLKAQRKFDTPEEQLIAIVDAYWDFAFKNKEYYQLMFGLGMQCSGKGQMKEEFSSFQDLIYECTYNIIKKNGNNTDNACHMSHALFSAVHGLISIMMMRNTDIPSTMNKTTLDETVSAFVKSL, from the coding sequence ATGGGCTTACATGAACGCCGTCAACGAGAGAAAGAATCCATCCGTGCAAACATTTTGCAGGCTGCTTTCGGATTGGCTAAAACGGAGGGCTGGGCATCACTTTCGATGCGGAAAATAGCAGACGCTATTGAGTACAGTGCTCCTGTGGTGTATGATTATTTTGAAAACAAGGAAGCTATTTTGTATGAGATTTCCATTAATGGTTTCCACTGTCTTCATATAGAATTATTAAAAGCTCAGAGAAAATTTGATACCCCGGAAGAGCAGCTTATTGCTATAGTGGATGCCTACTGGGACTTTGCTTTTAAGAATAAGGAATACTATCAGCTGATGTTTGGTTTGGGAATGCAGTGCAGCGGAAAAGGCCAGATGAAAGAGGAATTTTCTTCATTCCAGGATCTGATCTATGAGTGTACCTACAACATTATCAAGAAAAACGGGAACAATACAGACAACGCCTGCCATATGTCGCACGCTTTATTTTCTGCGGTACATGGGCTGATCTCTATTATGATGATGAGAAATACAGATATTCCTTCTACAATGAATAAAACAACTCTGGACGAAACTGTTTCTGCTTTCGTTAAGTCTTTGTAA
- a CDS encoding thioredoxin family protein: protein MNTPSNMLALGTKAPFFELPNPSKTNEIQSLDELKGEKGTLVIFMCNHCPFVLHVIDKINELYEDYNDKGIEFIAINANDVEKYPADAPEKMIEFQIERKFDFPYLYDESQTVAKAYDAACTPDFYFFDDKLDLIYRGQMDDSRPGNNKDVTGEDLIIAFENLLLGEPQEEIQRPSMGCNIKWK from the coding sequence ATGAATACTCCCTCAAATATGCTGGCTCTAGGAACCAAAGCTCCTTTTTTTGAGCTTCCAAACCCATCAAAAACCAATGAAATTCAGTCTCTTGATGAGCTGAAAGGAGAAAAAGGAACGCTGGTGATCTTTATGTGCAACCATTGCCCGTTTGTACTTCACGTGATCGATAAGATCAATGAGCTGTATGAAGATTATAATGATAAAGGAATTGAATTCATTGCAATCAACGCCAATGATGTAGAAAAATATCCGGCAGATGCCCCGGAAAAAATGATCGAGTTCCAGATTGAGAGAAAATTTGATTTCCCTTATTTATATGATGAAAGCCAGACCGTGGCAAAAGCTTATGATGCTGCATGCACACCGGACTTCTATTTCTTTGATGATAAGCTTGATCTGATCTATAGAGGGCAGATGGATGATTCAAGACCGGGGAACAATAAAGATGTAACCGGGGAAGATCTCATCATTGCTTTTGAAAATCTTTTATTAGGTGAACCGCAGGAAGAGATCCAAAGACCAAGCATGGGATGTAATATTAAGTGGAAGTAA
- a CDS encoding AraC family transcriptional regulator gives MKVNFERIIPSEKSSFRTLHNNSPISEFKWEYHYHPEIELVCVISGNGTRHVGYHKSNYTNGDLVLIGSNIPHSGFGLNSTDPHEEIVLQFREEILQFPQQEVEARSIKNLLELSKYGIHFHHKIKKIMLPKLKLMLESEGYKRYLLLLEILFELSKCEDYDLLNKEIMPYTIISKNKTRLENIFTYVEHHYDKEINIEDVARIANLTLPAFCNFFKKATQITFTEFVNRYRINKACLLMSQDKSISECSYSCGFNNVTYFNRMFKKYTEKTPSEFIKNFSHNKVNVDLKVENEVKVTAGF, from the coding sequence ATGAAAGTTAATTTTGAAAGAATTATTCCCAGTGAAAAAAGCTCGTTCCGCACGCTGCACAACAATTCGCCGATATCAGAATTCAAATGGGAGTATCATTACCACCCCGAAATTGAACTGGTATGCGTTATATCAGGAAACGGGACGCGCCACGTGGGCTATCATAAGAGTAATTATACGAACGGTGATCTTGTACTGATCGGTTCCAATATTCCGCACTCGGGTTTTGGGTTGAATTCTACGGATCCGCATGAGGAGATCGTGCTTCAGTTCAGGGAAGAAATTCTTCAGTTTCCCCAACAGGAAGTGGAAGCAAGATCTATCAAAAATCTGCTGGAACTTTCCAAATACGGAATCCACTTTCACCACAAAATCAAAAAAATAATGCTTCCCAAACTAAAACTGATGCTGGAATCGGAAGGCTACAAAAGATATCTGCTTTTACTTGAGATTTTATTTGAACTTTCTAAATGTGAAGATTATGATCTTTTGAACAAGGAAATTATGCCTTATACCATTATCTCAAAAAATAAAACCCGACTGGAAAATATTTTTACTTATGTAGAACATCATTATGACAAGGAAATCAATATTGAAGACGTAGCCAGAATTGCCAATCTTACCCTCCCCGCTTTCTGTAATTTTTTTAAAAAGGCTACCCAGATCACTTTTACAGAGTTTGTGAACCGGTATCGCATCAATAAAGCCTGCCTGCTGATGTCGCAGGATAAGAGTATTTCAGAATGCAGTTACAGCTGTGGGTTTAATAATGTGACCTATTTTAACCGGATGTTTAAAAAGTACACGGAAAAAACACCTTCTGAGTTTATAAAAAATTTCTCCCACAATAAAGTGAATGTAGATTTGAAGGTTGAAAATGAGGTGAAAGTTACGGCCGGCTTTTAA
- a CDS encoding MFS transporter — MKNFNIKAVLFLNYFVFAILLNSVGTVILQVQQNFGISKSSASVLEGFKDLPIAICSFILASFLPKIGIKNSMLIALFLVSCMCFVMPFASDFWFFKLLFAIVGISFALIKISVFTSIGLVTETDKEHSSFMGFLEGFFMIGVLAGNVLFSLFIDDHNPKSTQWMNVYWVLGTLSALSFLFLFFSKLNEKEARSEKTDLLGDLKNSISLFSYKKVLFFLLCAFLFVLVEQSFQTWTPTFYKEILKLPTSMSIQAGAVLAGAFALGRFLSGFFSKKFSWIYVVSFCVIGFAISILLVLPLTHNIQISEGTGWFNAPLVVYLFPLMGGLLAPIYPSINSVILASIPKYLHSAMSGLIVVFSAIGGTIGSMITGFVFQEFSGQQAFYLSLIPLSLLIISAIFMNKLKINPKK, encoded by the coding sequence ATGAAAAATTTCAATATTAAAGCTGTATTATTTTTAAATTATTTCGTTTTCGCGATTCTTTTGAATTCCGTGGGAACTGTGATTCTGCAGGTACAGCAAAACTTCGGAATTTCAAAATCTTCAGCCAGTGTGCTGGAAGGTTTTAAAGATCTTCCGATTGCTATATGTTCCTTTATTCTGGCATCATTTCTGCCAAAAATAGGAATCAAAAATTCCATGCTCATTGCTCTTTTCCTGGTGAGCTGCATGTGTTTTGTAATGCCGTTTGCCAGCGATTTCTGGTTTTTCAAGCTATTATTTGCTATCGTAGGAATTTCTTTTGCCTTAATAAAAATATCGGTTTTTACTTCCATAGGTCTTGTTACGGAAACGGATAAGGAACATTCAAGCTTTATGGGTTTTCTGGAAGGCTTTTTTATGATCGGGGTGCTGGCGGGAAATGTACTTTTCAGCTTATTTATAGATGATCATAATCCGAAATCAACCCAATGGATGAATGTTTATTGGGTGTTGGGAACACTTTCAGCATTATCATTCCTTTTTCTATTCTTTTCAAAGTTAAATGAAAAAGAAGCCAGAAGCGAGAAAACAGATTTGCTGGGTGACCTTAAAAACAGCATCAGCTTATTCAGCTATAAAAAAGTACTGTTTTTTCTTCTCTGTGCTTTCCTTTTCGTATTGGTAGAGCAGAGTTTTCAGACCTGGACGCCTACTTTTTATAAAGAAATTTTAAAGCTGCCTACTTCTATGAGCATCCAGGCCGGAGCGGTTTTAGCCGGAGCTTTTGCTCTTGGAAGGTTTTTATCCGGATTTTTCTCCAAAAAATTCAGCTGGATCTATGTGGTTTCCTTTTGTGTGATCGGTTTTGCCATCAGTATACTTTTGGTTCTGCCATTAACTCACAATATTCAGATCAGTGAAGGGACGGGCTGGTTCAATGCTCCTTTAGTGGTGTACTTATTTCCGTTAATGGGTGGTTTGCTGGCACCGATTTATCCAAGTATCAATTCTGTGATCCTGGCATCTATTCCGAAATATCTGCATAGTGCCATGTCCGGACTCATCGTTGTTTTTTCTGCGATAGGAGGTACAATAGGGTCTATGATCACAGGTTTTGTGTTTCAGGAATTCAGTGGGCAGCAGGCATTTTATCTTTCGCTGATACCGCTTTCACTGCTGATTATTTCAGCCATTTTCATGAATAAATTAAAAATAAACCCTAAGAAATAA